TTGATAAAAATTCAGATAAAATAAAGAGATTTTTAAAAGCTTCAAGGAAAGGCTTTGAAGATATGAAAGCTAATCCAGATGAAGTCCTTAAGCTATTAATGAAAAACCAAAATGCAGAAAATTTTCCACTTAGCGAAAATGTAGAAAAGAAGAGCTTCAAAACTTTAATTCCTGTTATGGAAACTAAAGATGCTAAATTTTTATCACAAGATACAAAGGTTTGGCAGGATAATATTGATTGGCTTACAAAGAAGGGACTTTTAAAGAAGACCTTTAATGCATCTGATGTTGTTGAAAATTTAGAATAAATATATCAATAAAATATTAATCCCAGTAAAGTTTTTATGGAATAAACTTACTGGGACTTTTAAAGTTTAAATAAACTTTTGCTATTTAAGAAATTTGACTACTTCCTCAAATACTGCTTCTTTTTCACATTCTATTGTTATATTATGTCCACATTTTCTTAGACATACATCTTTAATTTGTTTTGAAGTTACATTTTCCTTTATTACTTCAACGCCTTTTTCATTAATTGAATTATCCTTTTCTGAATGAATTATTAGCAAAGGCTTAGCGATCTTATTTAAATCAGTTCGTGCGATTTTTTGAAGTTTACTTAATTCATGAACACAGGATAATGGTATTTTATTGTAACCTAATAAATATTTTGATTCCTCTTCAGGGCGTTCACTTGGAGGCCATTCAGTATATTTCATAAAATGTTTTAATAATGGAATAAACATAGCTCTTTTATCTTTAGTCATTAGAGCCGGTGCTAACAATACAAGCTTATCAACATGGTAGTTTTCACCAAGGATTAAAGATAAAACACCTCCCATAGAATGGCCAATTACATATATTTTACTGCAAGAAGTCTTGAGCTTATTATAGGCTTGAACAACAGAACTTATCCAATGAGCATGTGTTGAAATTTCAAAATCCTCTACAGTTGTACCATGACCTGCAAGCCTCATACCATAAACGGTATAGCCTTCACCTATAAGATTTTCACCTAATTCCCTTAATTCAGCTGGCGTTGAGGTGAATCCGTGTATTAGCAGGCATCCAACATCATTTCCTTTAATAAAATATTCATCTTTAAGGTTTATATTTTCCATATGTTATCCTCCAATGCAAATACATGATGATAGTTGAGCTATCATCAAGATATATATATTATATCATTAGAAACAATTAAAACAATATTTACGATTTAATATCTTTCTCTGTACTCTGAAGGGGTACAGTTTCTATATTTTTTAAATATTTTTCCAAAGTAACTTATTCCATTAAAGCCTACTTCAAATGCTATTTGAGAGATTGGTTTATCACTTTTTAGTAGTAATTCAGCGGCTCTTGAAATTCTATATTCCATTAGATACTCAAAAGGGGTAATTTTTAGAACTCTTTTAAAACAGCGACAGCATTCACTTTTACTTATATTAGCTGCTGAAGCAATATTATCAAGAAAGATGTCTTCTGAATAATGTTTATGTACGTATTCTAAAGCGAGTTTTACTCGTTCGTTATCATACGATATAAGAGAAGGTGATATGTGAATTTTATCTTTTAGTTCTTTAATTAAATTAAGCAAAACAATGCATAAATGACTTTTTATTTCTAATTCATAAGCATAGGTTTTTTCATGAGATAAGTCAAATACTAATTTTAATTGATCTAAAATATTTTTTTGCCAATGAATATTAGGTGTTAAATAAATATATTTTAAATTTTTGCTTTCAATTAAAGGAGTGATATATCTTTTTTCGATTAATGATTTTTCACTTCCACCAATTAAAGTTCTATCAAAATCAATAGAAAACATCATACAATTGTTGTTATCATAAGGTTTAATTTGGTGTAGTATATTTGAATTTATAAAAATTCCTTCTCCAGGAGATAAGATTATTTTTTCATTTTCAATAAAAACAACTACTTTTTCTAAAAGTGAATAAGAAAATTGAAGCTCTTTATGCCAATGCCATCTAATATAGCCATCTTCGAAGAGATTAAATTTATCTGTATAAACAGCTAGTGGAAAATCGTAAGAACCATGCTTTACTGTTTCTTGTAATTTATCGTTAACTTCTATTCTTGTTGCCTGCATATTAATTATCCTCGCTAATATAGTTATAATTTTTGATAATATATTAATTGTAAACCCGTAAATATAATAATAAAATTAATATAGATTTTATAACATAAATCAATATATTTGCAATTATTATAGACGATATTTCTAAGTTACTACAAGCATTTTAGTAAAAAAATTTTATGTTTATAATATTTCTATAGAAAGTGAGTGGAAATCTAGTGAATTATAAATTGAGGTTAAAAGGAATTATCCTTGTAATCATAGGTGCAATGTTGTGGGGAGTATCTGGTACAGTTGCTCAATATTTATTTCAGAAAAAGGCTTTTAGTCCAGAATGGCTTGTTGTTATTCGCTTACTAGCTTCTGGAATAATATTATTGATAGTTTCTTATATAAAAGGAAATAGAGATATTCTGGAAATATGGAAGGTGAAAAAGGATAGAGTGAATCTCTTATTATTTGGAATTATAGGAATGGTAGGCGTCCAATATACATATTTTGCAGCAATAAAATATGGAAATGCTGCAACTGCCACAATACTTCAATATTTATCTCCGGTGATAATTACTTGCTATTTGGCTTTCGGTACTAAAAAGATGCCAAAACTTCAAGAGTTGATTGCTATTCTTT
The window above is part of the Clostridium saccharoperbutylacetonicum N1-4(HMT) genome. Proteins encoded here:
- a CDS encoding alpha/beta hydrolase — its product is MENINLKDEYFIKGNDVGCLLIHGFTSTPAELRELGENLIGEGYTVYGMRLAGHGTTVEDFEISTHAHWISSVVQAYNKLKTSCSKIYVIGHSMGGVLSLILGENYHVDKLVLLAPALMTKDKRAMFIPLLKHFMKYTEWPPSERPEEESKYLLGYNKIPLSCVHELSKLQKIARTDLNKIAKPLLIIHSEKDNSINEKGVEVIKENVTSKQIKDVCLRKCGHNITIECEKEAVFEEVVKFLK
- a CDS encoding helix-turn-helix domain-containing protein; translation: MQATRIEVNDKLQETVKHGSYDFPLAVYTDKFNLFEDGYIRWHWHKELQFSYSLLEKVVVFIENEKIILSPGEGIFINSNILHQIKPYDNNNCMMFSIDFDRTLIGGSEKSLIEKRYITPLIESKNLKYIYLTPNIHWQKNILDQLKLVFDLSHEKTYAYELEIKSHLCIVLLNLIKELKDKIHISPSLISYDNERVKLALEYVHKHYSEDIFLDNIASAANISKSECCRCFKRVLKITPFEYLMEYRISRAAELLLKSDKPISQIAFEVGFNGISYFGKIFKKYRNCTPSEYRERY